The following proteins come from a genomic window of Cronobacter muytjensii ATCC 51329:
- the rplP gene encoding 50S ribosomal protein L16 — MLQPKRTKFRKVHKGRNRGLAQGTDVSFGTYGLKAVGRGRLTARQIEAARRAMTRAVKRQGKIWIRVFPDKPITEKPLEVRMGKGKGNVEYWVALIQPGKVLYEMDGVPEELAREAFKLAAAKLPIKTTFVTKTVM, encoded by the coding sequence ATGTTACAACCAAAGCGTACAAAATTCCGTAAAGTGCACAAAGGCCGCAACCGTGGTCTGGCGCAGGGTACGGATGTTAGCTTCGGCACTTACGGTCTTAAAGCTGTTGGCCGTGGTCGTCTGACTGCCCGTCAGATCGAAGCAGCACGTCGTGCAATGACCCGTGCAGTTAAGCGTCAGGGTAAGATCTGGATCCGTGTATTCCCGGACAAACCGATCACCGAAAAGCCGCTGGAAGTGCGTATGGGTAAAGGTAAAGGTAACGTGGAGTATTGGGTTGCCTTGATTCAGCCGGGTAAAGTCCTGTACGAAATGGACGGTGTGCCGGAAGAGCTGGCCCGTGAAGCATTCAAGCTGGCAGCAGCGAAACTGCCGATTAAAACCACCTTTGTAACTAAGACGGTGATGTAA
- the rpmC gene encoding 50S ribosomal protein L29, with product MKAKELREKSVEELNTELLNLLREQFNLRMQAASGQLQQTHLLKQVRRDVARVKTLLTEKAGA from the coding sequence ATGAAAGCAAAAGAGCTGCGTGAGAAGAGTGTTGAAGAGCTGAACACCGAGCTGCTTAACCTGCTGCGCGAGCAGTTCAACCTGCGTATGCAGGCTGCAAGTGGCCAGCTGCAACAGACTCACCTGTTGAAGCAAGTGCGTCGTGATGTCGCACGCGTTAAGACTTTACTGACTGAGAAGGCGGGTGCGTAA
- the rpsQ gene encoding 30S ribosomal protein S17, whose protein sequence is MTDKIRTLQGRVVSDKMEKSIVVAIERFVKHPIYGKFIKRTTKLHVHDENNECGIGDVVEIRECRPLSKTKSWTLVRVVEKAVL, encoded by the coding sequence ATGACCGATAAAATCCGTACTCTGCAAGGTCGCGTTGTTAGCGACAAAATGGAGAAATCCATTGTTGTTGCCATCGAGCGTTTTGTGAAACACCCGATCTACGGTAAATTCATCAAGCGTACGACCAAACTGCACGTACATGACGAGAACAACGAATGCGGTATCGGTGACGTGGTTGAAATCCGCGAATGCCGTCCGCTGTCCAAGACTAAGTCCTGGACGCTGGTTCGCGTTGTAGAGAAAGCGGTTCTGTAA